In Clostridium sp. DL-VIII, the following proteins share a genomic window:
- a CDS encoding transposase, whose amino-acid sequence MTLKVSIFASNNFIRDDKMDFREMGKSLKSEFNSFFEKIINGDNHISKETFLEARNKINPKALIELNNAINEVIYEEPNRKNLWKKYRVLAFDENLIEIPNIESLRDEYGQDKSQNATSVVVKVCCIFNVVNNIILSSKIDKSDVSKEHMTIDMLSGILEKSYKNDLILFERNHYSKEIFSFLIENNIKFLMRISKTDLNKVTIENKKYPIFKIEHNKRIYKVRVIRFISSVSEGEFLITNLLDKNLGAQDFIELFLMRWGEEAVYNDLKDKIQVENFTGTTKKTIEQDFYAMIYLFNMIEMSGSQYNQIKDKLNINHKKKSNLKLPIGILKEKLLTILLENSETKRRIMFREMMLQIKREVHLAQEINNAFIEEEFNSYKVKV is encoded by the coding sequence ATGACTTTGAAAGTTTCAATATTTGCATCAAATAATTTTATAAGGGATGATAAAATGGATTTTAGAGAGATGGGAAAATCATTAAAAAGTGAATTTAATAGTTTTTTTGAGAAAATTATAAATGGAGATAATCATATTTCAAAAGAAACATTTTTAGAAGCTAGAAATAAAATTAATCCTAAGGCTCTTATTGAACTAAATAATGCTATAAATGAAGTTATTTACGAAGAACCAAATCGTAAAAATCTTTGGAAGAAGTATAGAGTATTAGCTTTTGATGAAAACCTTATAGAAATTCCCAATATCGAGTCTTTAAGAGATGAATATGGACAAGATAAAAGTCAAAATGCTACATCTGTAGTGGTAAAAGTCTGCTGCATTTTTAATGTTGTAAATAATATAATTTTAAGCAGTAAAATAGATAAGAGTGATGTCTCAAAAGAGCACATGACTATAGATATGCTTTCTGGAATTCTAGAAAAGAGCTATAAGAATGACTTGATATTATTTGAAAGAAACCATTATTCTAAAGAAATATTTTCTTTCTTAATAGAAAATAATATTAAATTTCTTATGAGAATATCAAAAACAGATTTAAATAAAGTAACTATAGAAAATAAAAAATATCCAATATTTAAGATTGAACATAACAAAAGGATTTATAAAGTAAGAGTAATACGTTTTATTTCTTCAGTATCAGAGGGAGAGTTTTTAATAACAAACTTGTTAGACAAGAATTTAGGAGCTCAAGATTTTATAGAACTATTTCTTATGAGATGGGGAGAAGAAGCTGTGTATAATGATTTGAAAGATAAAATTCAAGTAGAAAATTTTACTGGTACAACGAAGAAAACCATTGAGCAAGACTTTTACGCAATGATTTATTTGTTTAATATGATTGAAATGAGTGGAAGCCAATATAACCAGATTAAAGATAAATTAAATATTAATCATAAGAAAAAAAGTAATTTAAAGCTGCCGATTGGAATTCTAAAAGAAAAGTTATTAACGATTCTTTTAGAAAATAGTGAAACAAAGAGGAGAATTATGTTTAGAGAGATGATGCTGCAAATAAAAAGAGAAGTGCATCTTGCACAAGAGATAAATAATGCCTTTATTGAAGAGGAATTCAACTCATATAAAGTTAAAGTTTAG
- a CDS encoding FMN-binding protein produces MINVKKIVIIAICIAALSGGIFGINYLISLYNYKKIVSEINIKSVDLSNVHDGTYTGSCDAIFVGAEVEVTVKDKKITDIKLLNHKTEKGKPAEVIVDDVKNKQSLQVDAISGATNSSKVILKAIENALESGES; encoded by the coding sequence ATGATAAATGTAAAAAAGATAGTGATAATTGCAATATGTATTGCAGCTTTATCTGGAGGGATTTTTGGAATTAACTATTTAATCTCTTTATATAATTATAAGAAAATAGTTAGTGAAATAAACATTAAATCTGTTGATTTATCAAATGTTCATGATGGAACATATACAGGTTCCTGCGATGCTATCTTCGTAGGTGCAGAGGTTGAAGTTACAGTTAAAGATAAGAAGATTACAGATATTAAGCTTCTCAATCATAAAACTGAAAAAGGGAAGCCGGCAGAAGTTATTGTAGATGATGTAAAGAATAAGCAAAGTTTGCAGGTAGATGCTATTTCAGGAGCAACAAATAGCAGTAAGGTAATTTTAAAAGCTATTGAAAATGCTCTTGAGTCTGGTGAATCTTAA
- a CDS encoding type I polyketide synthase — MKDNNIKMSISCGKPITNKYCNKMNIGNLLIEAAENKKDKGILLVQGNDSDIFLSYEEIFEKAMLCLGALQEKGIKQDDFAIISFQNNIDFIICFWACVLGGIVVVPISTPSAFKGKNASLEKLINVWNTLEKPVIISDASIIKGMKNNELYSECQEMNMLDISILRENTIKGKMNLSEIEKTAFVQFSSGSTNTPKGVILTHKNLLTNIEGIIESGGLTSEDRVLSWMPYYHDMGLIGFHISLIALGMFQINMNPMKFVKRPTLWFDLISKHKITMTSSPNFGYRLLLRKVKDKHLKEWDLSSLRLIFNGAEPISMPLVNEFMEKLSECNLSETSMFMVYGMAEACLAVAFPPVNSKPLSHFVSRNSLVNKSKVEEVEECAKDALQVADEGYPVAGMQVRVVNDEGEIVSENVLGEIQIKGDNVTKGYINNPEATAKSFQDDWLKTGDTGFIIDGRLCVTGRIKDIIFVNGQNFFAHDIEFKLEEIEGVETGKVVVGGWHDEKEGREKIAIFSSLRVKEDELKSFYGNMLSKISETFGIYIDFVVLVKAIPKTTSGKVRRFLLVQSFLDNEFADSTLTSAELLLNIEEKAEEADEDESLVLNISRDKIKEIWADVLERPAQSIGYNQSFFSLGGTSIKAVQVLGVLEDELDITLGHDILINCRTINEMEEYLKSFSESNSILTNIDEKISGEVEEEDGIAVIEMSCRFPEASSPEEFWNNIVSGKCSISEVPEERWDVNQYYSTSGDPTKTYCKTGAFIDKPFDFDAKFFNISDEEAAVMDPQQRIILELVFEILERAGYSKKKVSGESISLYIGAGTNTYQEYHFNTLNMSSLKNFDSFNSLSKEVQESILEEWKNKLGVTEFHTNLLVDNILNMIAARTSQEFNFKGPSMVVDTACSSSLVTIHLACEALKKGECELAIAGGINLLLTPTPYIYLSNAGALSTSGISRVFDAKADGLVPGEGAGLVLLKPLKKALKDKDKVLAVIKASAINNDGHSIGVMAPNPDGQREVIESLYVKSGINPRDIQYIEAHGTGTKIGDPSEVRALSNAFKRWNPESNSMAIGSVKANIGHLLNGAGIASFIKVILAINNKTMPPNVNLDELNPSIKFDKTPFYTMLEARKWEVQEGKMRKAAVNSFGFGGTNCHMVLEEAPSEIIPAVEVQDYSRNKYALNLSANSEKSLQLKINNLVKYLKTSKENNLGDICYTENALRTSFNKYRYSVVSESIEDLINELQNIKVEELNSDAQHKVALMFTGQGSQYVGMGRELYNKLPIFKGYVDECSEVFYPYLNEKITDLIYSDKADESILAQTNITQPVVFTMDYAFGRLLIDLGIKPAYMLGHSVGEWAAACLADVITLEDAAKIVSARGKLMGSIKSSGCMCAVFTSSEKLEILFKEFEGAVWIAAYNGTHQVISGDEADVEKFCNNLLKEGIGFKKLKVSQAFHTPLMEPILDAFREVLKEVKFNSPKIPVISNVTGKIMDEAFDTEYWINHILSSVKFEQSIKYLSYKAVDVLIECGPDRVLSRMASGVQAQSARTILSLSDRKMESFDVCLAALSSLFTLGFNVDFEKFESEIYYNKLQLPSYPFERKTYKPDFGDESIRVPDEWFYNWNWKPEPHKYADSEIKGNIVIFSDNSEIEDEFEEIFKTNKIYVVKVGTEYRFDDYSKFIINPIAEEDYVKVFNIIQGPVGAVIHLWNLNKESFKLEFAFDDKVMHEDIYSVLYIGKALSKLNIEKTKLLLVTNNGVSVNEENKISSPHQASAITLAQALDQENAFIDSYCIDVDKKEYESNREIAQILSDEIKHDLSKEGIVAIRGGVRFIRELSDAIKFNQTSKIKFNDGETYLITGGASAVGSEIAKVIAKKAKINLILTGREELPLIEKWEEELANNTRYAKKISIIMELKELGANVIYEAVDVTKIGDMKALVERIADEYGAIYGVIHAAGTFDSKTLKLLDKNIKVINKIIEPKLKGGIITDLVTRKEPLKFFVMLSSVSCSEKLWSAGVGDYAAANAFLSAYSYYRAADNAPGKTIALNYSLWAGTGMGSDFGNGALLALKAQGLNPLPAKKAAEAFIRALSVESQNVIHIIDKIEISDVEKSSTIKMPQVNSRKLKNIKEIVYKVIAKQLKVEEDNFDVGKNFLELGLDSLGAVKVMEMLGTSIGMELYPTLIFEYQTPQALAEYIEMTYLEGFEEAAVSKINDLDTEVIETERSKDIAIISASLRIPGANNLNEYWRILENGECVIREIPEDRWPANDHYSEDMNSAYTSYSKCGGFIDNPYEFDPLFFGMSPSEATVTDPQQRIFLEIAWEVMQQAGYGGRYSTNNIGVFVGSEQNGYSEHFNNYRIYMELKDKLLKNQTFNNMESNEKSEIMSNILNVLKPAKMVPDAVAGNSLNEVAARVSHCLNLSGPSLTVNSACSSSLSALHLACESIRTGQCKMAIVGGVNLNTSPTPFIGLSRVQALSKTGACYPFDDRADGMVLSEGASAILLKPLEDAIADNDNIMAVIKGSAMNNDGHSQGITAPRPQGQADAVIKAYLDAKINPETVSYVETHGTGTPLGDPIEIEGMAKAFRAFTSEKGFCAIGSVKSSIGHMLSASGITSLIKVVLALENKKIPHTINYNKTTTNRNIDFANSPFFVAAEKTMEWERSGVTPLRAGVNGFGFGGTNVHVILEEAPEKKNIEKGEEDFPYLLQLTGRNQSVIKNIALNLKEYVKGHEGLNTASICFTINSNQKELSTKNSAVVESKEHLLEILTHLINNEDSECIYKGRSNPNRQTEAYLILDGNMKKVEKCKEDLSSRFDAFNIAYKECLKVVEKNISNEEILDFESFAVQYAFGVLLSNFEMKIYGIIAEGTGILAASVLTGKMSLKQALEEIVGTIRAEKDDVLEGDKNAVYLNCSILTSTGVLEDVFNVSQNDDKNIKSLNVFANKNQVIIYPGNFNEIKNKEFYDDKNFNWINMDITRNPVKSIMSAFAKIYTLGVRFNPSKLFKGNIKKVMLPTYPFENETYKVSFEEELTYKEADYISMQRNGLRKMEMKHALSNSEKRSISNQLAIDIEK, encoded by the coding sequence ATGAAGGATAATAATATAAAAATGTCAATTTCTTGCGGAAAACCTATAACAAATAAATATTGTAATAAGATGAATATAGGTAACTTATTAATAGAAGCTGCAGAAAATAAAAAAGATAAAGGAATATTATTAGTGCAGGGGAATGACTCAGATATCTTTTTGAGCTATGAAGAAATATTTGAAAAGGCAATGCTTTGTTTAGGAGCTCTCCAAGAAAAAGGTATAAAGCAGGATGATTTTGCGATTATTTCCTTTCAAAATAATATTGATTTCATTATTTGTTTCTGGGCTTGTGTACTTGGAGGAATTGTAGTTGTTCCAATTTCTACACCTTCAGCCTTTAAAGGAAAAAATGCTTCTTTAGAAAAACTTATAAATGTTTGGAATACTTTAGAGAAGCCTGTAATAATAAGTGATGCGAGTATTATTAAGGGCATGAAGAACAATGAGTTATATTCTGAATGTCAAGAGATGAATATGCTTGATATATCAATTTTAAGAGAAAATACAATAAAGGGTAAAATGAATTTATCAGAAATTGAGAAAACTGCTTTTGTACAATTTAGTTCTGGAAGTACAAATACTCCAAAGGGAGTTATATTAACTCACAAAAACTTATTGACTAACATAGAAGGAATAATTGAGAGTGGAGGTTTGACTTCAGAGGATAGAGTGCTTTCTTGGATGCCATATTATCATGATATGGGGCTTATTGGTTTTCATATTTCCTTAATTGCCTTAGGAATGTTCCAAATAAATATGAATCCTATGAAATTTGTAAAGAGACCTACTCTTTGGTTTGATTTAATTTCGAAGCATAAGATAACAATGACCTCTAGTCCGAATTTTGGGTATAGATTACTTCTTAGAAAAGTTAAAGATAAACATCTTAAGGAGTGGGATTTAAGCAGCTTAAGATTAATTTTTAATGGTGCAGAGCCTATTTCAATGCCTTTGGTTAATGAGTTTATGGAAAAATTATCTGAATGTAATTTATCTGAGACAAGTATGTTTATGGTTTATGGAATGGCAGAAGCTTGCTTAGCTGTAGCATTTCCTCCAGTAAATTCAAAGCCTCTAAGTCATTTTGTCAGCAGAAATAGTCTTGTAAATAAGTCAAAAGTTGAAGAGGTGGAGGAATGTGCTAAAGATGCACTTCAAGTAGCAGATGAAGGCTATCCAGTTGCAGGGATGCAGGTACGTGTTGTAAATGATGAGGGAGAAATAGTTTCAGAGAATGTGCTTGGTGAAATACAAATTAAAGGTGATAATGTTACAAAAGGCTACATAAATAATCCAGAGGCTACAGCGAAGTCTTTCCAAGATGACTGGCTTAAAACAGGAGATACTGGCTTTATAATTGATGGAAGATTATGTGTAACAGGTCGTATTAAGGATATAATCTTTGTTAATGGACAAAATTTCTTTGCTCATGACATAGAGTTTAAATTAGAGGAAATAGAAGGTGTAGAAACAGGAAAAGTCGTAGTAGGCGGATGGCATGATGAGAAAGAAGGAAGAGAAAAGATTGCAATCTTCTCATCACTTCGTGTAAAAGAAGATGAGCTAAAGAGTTTTTATGGAAATATGCTTAGTAAAATAAGTGAAACCTTCGGAATATATATTGATTTCGTAGTTTTAGTAAAAGCCATTCCAAAAACCACTAGTGGCAAAGTAAGACGTTTCCTGTTAGTACAATCCTTCTTAGATAATGAATTTGCAGATAGTACATTAACTTCTGCAGAATTATTACTTAATATAGAAGAAAAAGCTGAGGAGGCAGATGAAGACGAATCTTTAGTTTTAAATATAAGTAGAGATAAGATAAAAGAAATTTGGGCAGATGTATTAGAAAGACCAGCACAAAGTATAGGCTATAATCAATCCTTCTTTTCTTTAGGTGGAACTTCAATAAAGGCAGTCCAAGTTTTAGGGGTGCTTGAAGATGAATTAGATATAACCTTAGGTCATGATATTTTAATTAATTGTAGAACAATAAATGAGATGGAGGAATATCTTAAAAGTTTCTCTGAGAGTAATAGCATATTAACTAATATTGATGAAAAAATATCGGGTGAAGTGGAAGAAGAAGATGGAATAGCTGTAATAGAAATGTCCTGCCGTTTCCCAGAAGCTTCGTCACCAGAGGAGTTTTGGAATAATATCGTAAGTGGTAAATGCAGTATTAGTGAAGTGCCAGAAGAAAGATGGGATGTAAATCAATATTATAGTACAAGTGGAGATCCTACAAAAACCTATTGTAAAACAGGTGCATTTATAGATAAACCATTTGATTTTGATGCCAAATTCTTTAATATATCTGATGAAGAAGCAGCAGTCATGGATCCGCAGCAAAGAATTATATTAGAATTAGTATTTGAAATACTTGAAAGAGCAGGATACTCTAAGAAAAAAGTTAGTGGGGAAAGTATATCCTTGTATATTGGCGCTGGTACAAATACATATCAGGAATATCACTTTAACACATTAAATATGTCAAGTCTTAAGAATTTCGACAGCTTTAACTCATTATCAAAAGAAGTTCAAGAATCTATATTAGAAGAATGGAAGAATAAGCTTGGTGTAACTGAATTCCACACAAACTTGCTTGTTGATAATATTCTTAATATGATCGCAGCAAGAACTTCTCAAGAATTTAATTTTAAAGGACCAAGCATGGTGGTTGATACTGCTTGTTCATCTTCTTTAGTGACAATTCATTTAGCTTGTGAAGCTTTAAAAAAAGGTGAGTGCGAATTAGCTATAGCAGGAGGAATTAATCTTCTATTAACACCAACTCCATACATTTATTTAAGTAATGCAGGTGCATTATCAACAAGTGGTATATCAAGAGTTTTTGATGCTAAAGCTGATGGATTAGTACCAGGAGAAGGCGCAGGTTTAGTTTTATTAAAACCTCTTAAAAAAGCTTTAAAAGATAAGGATAAGGTCCTTGCGGTTATTAAGGCAAGTGCTATAAATAATGATGGGCATTCTATAGGCGTTATGGCACCTAATCCAGATGGTCAACGTGAAGTAATTGAATCTTTGTATGTTAAAAGTGGAATAAATCCAAGAGATATACAATATATAGAAGCTCATGGTACTGGAACAAAAATCGGAGATCCAAGTGAAGTAAGAGCTTTAAGCAATGCCTTTAAGAGATGGAATCCAGAAAGTAATTCTATGGCAATAGGATCAGTTAAAGCAAATATTGGGCATTTGCTTAATGGTGCAGGTATAGCGAGCTTTATAAAAGTAATTTTAGCAATAAATAATAAAACTATGCCTCCAAACGTAAACTTAGATGAACTTAATCCATCAATTAAATTTGATAAAACACCTTTTTATACAATGCTAGAAGCAAGAAAATGGGAAGTTCAAGAAGGAAAAATGAGAAAAGCAGCAGTTAATTCCTTTGGTTTTGGAGGAACAAACTGCCACATGGTATTAGAAGAAGCACCTAGTGAAATTATACCAGCAGTTGAAGTCCAAGATTATTCAAGAAACAAATATGCTTTAAATCTTTCAGCAAATAGTGAAAAATCGTTACAGTTAAAGATTAATAATTTAGTTAAGTATCTCAAAACAAGTAAGGAAAATAACTTGGGAGATATATGTTATACAGAAAATGCCTTAAGAACTTCCTTTAATAAATACCGTTATAGTGTTGTTTCAGAATCAATAGAAGATTTAATAAATGAACTTCAAAATATAAAAGTAGAAGAACTTAATAGTGACGCACAACATAAAGTAGCATTAATGTTCACTGGACAAGGCTCTCAATATGTTGGAATGGGAAGAGAGTTATATAATAAACTTCCTATTTTTAAAGGATATGTAGATGAGTGCAGTGAGGTCTTTTACCCATATCTAAATGAAAAAATAACTGATTTGATTTATAGCGATAAGGCTGATGAAAGCATTTTAGCTCAAACTAATATTACGCAGCCTGTAGTATTTACTATGGATTATGCTTTTGGAAGACTTCTTATAGATTTAGGAATTAAACCGGCTTATATGTTAGGACATAGCGTTGGAGAATGGGCGGCAGCTTGTCTTGCAGATGTAATAACTTTAGAAGACGCAGCTAAAATAGTTTCTGCTAGAGGAAAACTTATGGGCAGCATAAAATCCTCTGGCTGTATGTGTGCAGTATTTACTTCAAGCGAAAAACTTGAAATTTTATTTAAAGAATTTGAAGGAGCTGTCTGGATTGCTGCTTACAATGGAACACATCAGGTTATCTCAGGAGATGAGGCAGATGTAGAAAAGTTCTGTAATAATTTACTTAAAGAAGGTATAGGCTTTAAGAAATTAAAGGTATCTCAGGCTTTCCATACACCGCTTATGGAACCAATATTAGATGCATTTAGAGAAGTGCTTAAAGAAGTGAAATTTAATTCTCCTAAAATACCTGTAATTTCAAATGTTACAGGAAAAATAATGGATGAAGCTTTTGATACAGAATATTGGATAAATCATATTCTTTCTTCTGTAAAATTTGAACAAAGTATAAAATATTTGTCTTATAAAGCTGTAGATGTGCTTATTGAATGTGGACCTGACAGAGTATTATCAAGAATGGCAAGTGGAGTGCAAGCTCAAAGTGCTAGAACAATTCTATCTTTGTCAGATCGTAAAATGGAGTCTTTTGATGTATGCTTAGCAGCACTTTCTTCATTATTTACATTAGGGTTTAACGTAGATTTTGAGAAGTTTGAAAGTGAAATTTACTATAATAAACTTCAATTACCATCATATCCTTTTGAAAGGAAAACCTATAAGCCTGATTTTGGAGACGAGAGTATTAGGGTTCCTGACGAATGGTTTTATAACTGGAATTGGAAACCTGAACCTCATAAATATGCTGACTCAGAAATCAAAGGGAATATCGTAATATTCAGTGATAATAGCGAAATTGAAGATGAGTTTGAAGAAATATTTAAGACAAACAAAATCTACGTTGTTAAAGTAGGAACAGAATATAGATTTGATGATTATAGCAAATTTATAATTAATCCAATAGCAGAAGAGGATTATGTTAAAGTCTTTAATATTATTCAAGGACCTGTAGGTGCAGTAATACATCTTTGGAACTTAAATAAGGAAAGCTTCAAATTGGAATTCGCATTTGATGATAAGGTAATGCATGAGGATATTTACAGTGTATTGTATATAGGAAAAGCTTTATCAAAACTAAATATAGAAAAAACAAAATTACTTTTAGTGACCAATAATGGTGTTTCTGTAAATGAAGAGAATAAGATTTCAAGTCCACATCAGGCTAGTGCTATAACACTTGCACAAGCTTTAGATCAGGAAAATGCTTTTATAGATTCATATTGTATCGATGTAGATAAAAAAGAATATGAATCTAATAGAGAAATTGCTCAAATTTTATCTGATGAAATAAAGCATGATTTAAGCAAGGAAGGAATAGTTGCTATTAGAGGTGGAGTAAGATTTATAAGAGAATTATCAGATGCTATTAAATTTAATCAAACTTCTAAGATTAAATTTAATGATGGTGAAACTTATTTAATTACTGGAGGCGCAAGTGCTGTAGGCTCTGAAATAGCTAAGGTTATTGCAAAAAAAGCTAAAATAAATCTTATTTTAACAGGTAGAGAAGAATTGCCATTAATAGAAAAGTGGGAAGAGGAGCTGGCTAATAATACAAGGTATGCTAAAAAGATAAGTATAATAATGGAACTAAAAGAACTTGGAGCAAATGTAATTTATGAAGCTGTAGATGTAACAAAAATAGGAGATATGAAAGCTCTAGTGGAGAGAATAGCCGATGAATATGGAGCTATCTATGGAGTTATTCATGCAGCAGGAACCTTTGATTCCAAAACTTTAAAACTCTTGGATAAGAATATTAAAGTCATAAATAAGATTATAGAGCCAAAACTAAAGGGTGGTATAATAACTGATTTAGTTACAAGAAAAGAACCATTAAAGTTTTTTGTTATGCTATCTTCAGTATCTTGTTCAGAAAAGCTTTGGTCAGCAGGTGTTGGTGATTATGCAGCTGCGAATGCCTTTTTATCAGCATATAGCTATTATAGAGCAGCTGATAATGCACCAGGGAAAACTATTGCTTTAAATTATTCTCTATGGGCAGGAACTGGAATGGGATCTGATTTTGGAAACGGTGCTTTACTAGCCTTAAAAGCTCAAGGGTTAAATCCTCTTCCTGCTAAAAAAGCGGCAGAAGCCTTTATAAGAGCTTTATCAGTTGAAAGTCAAAATGTTATTCATATAATAGATAAAATTGAGATTTCAGATGTTGAGAAATCTTCAACTATTAAAATGCCTCAAGTAAACTCAAGAAAATTAAAAAATATAAAAGAAATTGTTTATAAGGTTATAGCAAAACAGTTAAAGGTTGAAGAAGATAATTTTGATGTTGGAAAGAATTTTCTTGAGTTAGGTTTAGATTCACTTGGGGCAGTAAAGGTTATGGAAATGCTTGGAACAAGTATTGGCATGGAGCTATATCCTACTTTAATATTTGAATACCAAACTCCACAAGCTTTAGCAGAATATATAGAAATGACTTATTTAGAAGGATTTGAAGAAGCTGCAGTTAGTAAAATTAATGATTTGGATACAGAGGTTATTGAAACTGAAAGGTCCAAGGATATTGCAATAATCAGTGCTAGTCTTAGAATACCAGGTGCAAATAATTTGAATGAATACTGGAGAATTCTAGAGAATGGAGAATGCGTAATAAGAGAAATACCAGAAGATAGATGGCCTGCAAATGATCACTATAGTGAAGATATGAATTCTGCCTATACATCATATTCTAAATGCGGTGGATTTATAGATAATCCATATGAATTTGATCCTTTGTTCTTTGGGATGTCTCCAAGTGAAGCAACTGTTACTGATCCACAACAGAGAATTTTCTTAGAGATAGCATGGGAGGTTATGCAGCAGGCTGGCTATGGTGGAAGATATTCCACAAATAATATTGGAGTTTTTGTGGGAAGTGAGCAAAATGGATATTCAGAGCATTTTAATAACTATAGAATTTACATGGAATTAAAAGATAAACTGTTAAAGAATCAAACCTTCAATAATATGGAGTCTAATGAAAAAAGTGAAATTATGTCTAATATATTAAATGTACTTAAGCCGGCAAAGATGGTGCCTGATGCAGTAGCTGGAAATAGCCTAAATGAGGTGGCAGCTAGAGTAAGCCATTGTTTAAATCTTAGTGGACCAAGTTTAACAGTTAATTCAGCTTGTTCATCTTCGCTTTCAGCATTGCATTTAGCTTGCGAAAGTATTAGAACAGGGCAATGTAAGATGGCGATAGTTGGAGGCGTGAACTTAAATACTAGTCCTACTCCATTTATTGGATTAAGTAGAGTTCAAGCTTTATCAAAAACAGGTGCGTGTTATCCATTTGATGACAGAGCAGATGGAATGGTACTGTCAGAAGGAGCAAGTGCAATCTTATTAAAACCATTGGAGGATGCAATTGCAGATAACGATAATATAATGGCTGTAATTAAAGGTTCAGCTATGAATAATGATGGACATTCTCAAGGTATAACAGCACCAAGACCACAAGGACAAGCTGATGCAGTAATAAAGGCATATTTAGATGCAAAGATTAATCCAGAAACAGTATCATATGTAGAAACTCACGGGACTGGTACACCTTTAGGAGATCCAATTGAAATTGAAGGTATGGCTAAAGCATTTCGTGCCTTTACTTCGGAAAAAGGATTCTGTGCTATAGGATCAGTTAAATCATCAATAGGCCATATGTTATCAGCATCTGGAATAACTAGTTTAATCAAAGTTGTTCTTGCTCTAGAAAACAAGAAGATACCACATACAATAAACTATAACAAGACAACAACTAATAGAAATATAGATTTTGCGAACTCACCATTTTTTGTAGCAGCTGAAAAAACGATGGAATGGGAAAGGAGTGGTGTAACTCCGTTAAGAGCAGGGGTAAATGGTTTTGGCTTTGGAGGGACAAATGTTCATGTGATTTTAGAAGAAGCTCCAGAAAAGAAGAATATTGAAAAGGGAGAGGAAGATTTTCCTTATTTATTACAGTTAACTGGTAGGAATCAAAGTGTTATAAAAAATATAGCATTGAATCTAAAAGAATATGTTAAGGGGCATGAAGGCTTAAATACTGCTTCAATTTGCTTTACTATAAATAGTAATCAAAAAGAATTAAGTACTAAAAATTCAGCTGTAGTAGAGTCAAAGGAGCACTTGTTAGAAATACTTACTCACTTAATAAATAACGAGGATAGTGAATGTATTTATAAAGGACGATCTAACCCAAATAGGCAAACAGAAGCTTATTTAATTTTAGATGGTAATATGAAAAAAGTTGAGAAATGTAAAGAAGACTTAAGTTCACGATTTGATGCTTTCAACATTGCATATAAAGAGTGTTTGAAGGTCGTAGAGAAAAACATTTCTAATGAAGAAATATTAGATTTTGAGAGTTTTGCAGTTCAATATGCCTTCGGAGTTTTACTAAGTAATTTTGAAATGAAGATTTATGGGATAATTGCAGAAGGAACAGGAATTTTAGCAGCATCTGTTTTGACTGGAAAAATGAGCTTAAAGCAAGCATTAGAAGAAATAGTAGGAACTATTAGAGCTGAAAAGGATGATGTTTTAGAAGGCGATAAAAATGCAGTATATTTAAATTGTTCTATATTAACATCAACAGGAGTTTTAGAAGATGTATTTAATGTTTCTCAAAATGATGATAAAAATATTAAAAGTTTAAATGTATTCGCTAATAAAAATCAAGTGATTATCTATCCGGGCAACTTTAATGAAATTAAAAACAAAGAATTTTATGATGATAAAAACTTTAACTGGATAAATATGGATATAACTAGAAATCCAGTAAAATCTATTATGTCAGCCTTTGCTAAAATATATACTCTTGGAGTTAGATTTAATCCAAGTAAATTATTCAAGGGAAACATAAAGAAAGTAATGCTTCCAACTTATCCATTTGAAAATGAAACTTATAAAGTATCTTTTGAGGAAGAATTAACTTATAAGGAAGCGGACTATATTTCGATGCAAAGAAATGGATTAAGAAAGATGGAAATGAAGCACGCACTTTCTAATAGTGAAAAAAGATCGATTTCTAATCAACTGGCTATAGACATAGAAAAGTAA